The sequence below is a genomic window from Gossypium hirsutum isolate 1008001.06 chromosome A11, Gossypium_hirsutum_v2.1, whole genome shotgun sequence.
tgattttaattaaagCTATAgacataaaattacaattttaaggaaaaatataaattaagattTGAGCACTAaacttttttaatgttatttttttgaaggtgatcatataaataaattaaaatagatcaaattcatttaatcaaaCCACAAGGTTACAAATGATTAAGTCCAAATATAAAGGGAGACCCATCATAACTCTGGTTCCGAGCAAAAGATAGAAAGAAAAGTATATGACCAAGGGATCGATTGCATATTTCTTGTCGTTAGAGGAGGAAAAACCCACGCGTGGCTGTGCAGGAGGGAGAAAGCTGTACTCCTAATCTCCTATGGAGTTCAACAACCTTTAAAGCCATATTTTAAAGCTATGGAACCTTCACACGCGTCGTGTTCGATCAAGATGACGGACACATTGTTGGTTGTCTATATGACCTCATCATTAGTTGGATTTAAACAGTTGTTTAGATCAATCAAAATTGATAATGATAATAGATTTTTACGAGTGTTGTAAAATTTGCCTTTAGAcactaattaataaaaataaattaaaaattttactaatatTCAATCACTTGGAAAGCACGATGAATTCTTCAATTTGCTTTGAAAGTAAACTCCAAGCAATCTaccaccaaaataataataataaaaattatgcaaGCACCGAAAATATGGTGATAACTGTAGTGAAGGCATTGAAAATCACCTTACACTTTCTATTGACAACAGTCTAAAGATTAatggttaatttattttttattatgtctTATATATAAAAGGATAAAATAAGCATTTAACATAtcaattttaacagaaattaTTCTACTTATTTACTTAAGGTATAAGAATCAATTGACTCATTtcaatctaaaaattaaaatacaatctaaaatataatataaaaactactataccaaaaattaaaaattaaatatattcgcaaaaaatagtcattttcataaAAGCTCCAAACAATTAAATCCCCCAACGCTCCTCCCCCCAAAAAACAAATAGTACTAACCCTAGGGCTAATCCCTCGTTGAAGTGGACATGTGGTGGCGATGAATTGAacccacatatatatatattcaacaaaGCAATCAATACAATTCAAGGGGAGGAAACGTCAATCAGACAACACCGATAGAATCGGATGGAGCAAACCTAGCAATCCAATCGGCAGAGCTTTGAAGCCTACCTTTTAGTCCTCTACGTTGTGCTTTAATGATATATCAATTTTTGGGCATTGTTCTGTTAAAAACAATAAGATACGCGCCAGGTAGGGATCGAACCTACGGCCTTCTGCTTAGGAAACAGACGCTCTATCCACTGAGCTACGAGCGCTTGTTTAATATCGGCTAACTAACTACCCTATTGATTATCTACTTCATTAATACTTCCTACACTAGTTTATGGTTTTTCGAGTCCTATTACAGGTTACTTGCTTTCATCAATTCTATTATTCAGCTCACCATGAAATTGATATCCATTTTAGAAATTGAAACTACTCTCCAACGTTCAACTTTTTTCactaatattaaatatattattatttgaaataaataaataaatcatgttCTCTTTTCTTCAACATATAGCAATAAAGTAAAATTCTTACGAAAGTTTACAAAAAATCGATGGTTGATGgtttatttgtcaattttaattaaactctttataatttaaaaaatttaggtcCTCGTTTAACAATAATAGTTGCATTcattaagctaattttttttatattgattattcaaactcaagttatttttttcaaaataacaccctTTAAATAAATCACGAGCTtattaagttaaatattttttaattcaaaaattatatttatcaaaatattagcATATGTGTGTGTTATATTAGCTTTTTATTCacacataatattaaaaatttaaaataaatcagttaataaatttaatgggTGCTATTTTTTTCAaggctaaaaattaaaaattcgaaAAAGTACATGAACTAAACTAAGCATGATCAAATTAAAAAGTATGaattaaatctataaaattatgcataatataatactaataacagaatttaacGAAACATATTTAATGGAAAACATTTGGATcgagattgaaattttaaatgttataaaatatagagattaaattcaCAACTTGTATATAATACAGGGATTAATAACAGAATTTTACCCAACTTTTCCTTGCATTCATACAAGCGTTAGTTTTGACACATATGTCGAGCGCCAAAACCAACGGTCGAAGAAAATCTTagcagaaaaataataataaagagaaaAACCTCACAAGAAAAAACCATATGCTTCCATTTTACATAACAATACtttaaacaaatttaactatacaatataatttaaataatatatatttattttttagtgactttaattagaaaaatgaatgaaaaggatATAGATTGAGTTGAATTAAGTGTATAAATATAGGAGAAATTCCAGATCATATGATAAAAGGTGGATTGATTTTTAGTTTTGCCATAACGTGTCAATGGATAACCAACTTCCAAATATAAACTATTTTGCATCTAAAATTCTTTGAATGCAAACTAATCTTCCCAGAGATTGGGATTGGAAAGAAGAAACCCCCCCCCCTTTCCTTTTCTCCCAAAACACGAACATGTAAGTTTAGTTTTGGGAGATTCTTGATTTTCCAagaacttttcaatttcaaatgttggagaggattttgaattgaaaaaacaaatccttttttattcaattttctttttgtttggaaTTTGAAAAGCCTGGGACAATATGGCTATGGAAGTAGAAGGTATTTCaggcttttttttttgtcttattgtTTTTGGACATTTTTCATCCTTTAatgaatttggtttttttttttttgggattgTTTTAATCATAAATGGTTGCTTTAAAAGTTCTGATTTTGTTCATGCAGAGACAGTTAAAGGAACAGAAGAAGAAAACCcagaaattgaatcaaatcaccAACTACCGAGAGGTTTATTGGAGATTCTTTTTACTTGGATTGGTTAAAAATCATAAACGGTTTCTTCAAATTTACAGGTTTTGGTTTTGTTCATGCAGACAAGGGAAATGAAACAGAAGAAAAAAGCCcagaaattgaatcaaatcaaccgCCAAGAGGTGTGTTGGAGAATCCTGAACTGGGATCAGACTCCGCCAACAGCGTCACCCCCACAAGGACCACCAGCAAGGGTGGCGGCCCAGTTTTGCAAAAATGGGCCGATAGTTTTCAGTGGAAGAGTGTAATCGGATCAATTAAGAGGAAATCAGCCAGAAGTATATCTGTGATTCCTTTGCTAACAAAACTTTCAAAACGCTATTGCTCTTACGGAGATGAAGAGCTTGATTGCATGCCATTGCTTAAAGCTTCATGGAAGAACTTTTCTTACTTAGAGCTTGCTAATGCTACTGATAATTTCAGCCCTGGTATGCCATCATATCCCATTTCAAAGTCTTTTTCCTTTCTATTTCTCTGATGCAAATATGTTAAAATTGGGTTGTATTTGGTTTAGCTATATCTTTAGATAGAAATAGAATGACAGCTTGAAGATGCTCAAACTTACTGACAATTCAAAGCAACTTAGGGATAACATCCATGTAAATGAGCTATTAGAATTTGATTTGGGAAAAGTTAAAACTTGATTTGATTTGGGGTAACATTCTCTAAAGGTACTGTATCTTTGGTTATATTGATAAAGTATGGTTCTAAATATGCATGTAATATTTTTGTAGAGAATTTGCTCGGAAGGGGAGGCCATGCATTAGTATACAAAGGGCATTTATCTGATGGTCAAATTGTTGCGGTGAAGAAGATGGTGAGTAATGGTGACGATGAGGATCTAGCTGGAAATTTCTTGACGGAGCTTGGGATTATTGCTCACATCAATCACCCGAATGCAGCTCACTTGATCGGATTCAGTGTTGATTGCGGCTTACATTTAGTCCTTGAGTTTTCCCCTTTTGGCAGCCTTACTTCCATGCTTTTTTGTACCACCCCAATTTCCTTTATAGTTTCAATTTGTCTTGTTTAGTCCGGTAAACATACTTTCATCTCCTGCGTTACTCGGTCTCGAGTGTAACTAGAAACTGTTCTTCCCTTCAGATTCAAAACAGTGTTTAGATTGGAAAACAAGGTTTAAGGTTGCTGTTGGCATATCAGAAGGATTGAAATATCTCCATCATGACTGCCATCGGCGGATTATACACCGGGACATCACTGCTTCGAACATATTGCTAACTGAAGATTACGAAGCTCAGGTACTGTGATTTCATGCACtgaaaatgtatatgttttgttgAATGATACCATGTTTCTGATTTCCTCCAACATTGCAGATTTCAGATTTCGGTCTCGCAAAATGGCTTCCAGACAAATGGGCTCACCATATTGTTCATCCCATTGAAGGAACATTCGGGTTAGAAAAGCGACTCTTTCTCGTTATTCGGTTGATTTGTTATTAGCATTGATTCATTTTatatgaagtaaaaaaaaattgcctGCAGTTATCTAGCTCCAGAGTATTTTATGCACGGGATCGTTGATGAAAAGACCGATGTTTTCGCATTTGGAGTTCTATTACTGGAGATAGTAACAGGTCGCCGTGCAGTTGACAAGTCCAAACAAAGTCTTGTAATATGGGTAACACAAATATGCACCGAAATCATCCATTTTATATCctgcaaaaagatttgaacttaTTTTCTGCATTTTTGTTACAGGCAAAACCATTTCTGGAATCAAATCAAGTAAAGGAATTGGTCGATCCTCGGCTCAAAGATGATTATAATCCGAGCGAAGTGCAACGAATATTGATTACAGCTTCAATGTGCTTAAGTCACTTACCCAGCAACCGTCCAACCATGACAAAGGTATGAAAAACACAACAAAATTTCCCAAGAAAACATCCCATTTTCCCTGAAAATTCATGCTAGAAACCACGAATTCTTTGCCCATTTTGCAGGTTGTAAGGATGCTTAAGAACGAAGATGGTCCAATTGAGTTTCACCAAATATCTTGTGGAAGGAAAGCAGTGATTTTTGACGGCCATGATTTGAAAGATTCTAGTTGTAAAAACTATCTATATACCATGCGTCCAACATAATTATGTAATTGGAAAACCATATCTATACATTTACGTTCGAATACATTCGGACACTGTATCTATACGGAGCGGGGCATGGTGTTGCAGGAttggatttggaacaaatagagcCGCCTTGCATGGTTGTTGTTGATAAATTCCACGTGATTTGGGTTATTTTTCTTCAGCTTTTCAACTTCCTATTCTTTCATTGAATTATAGatattcttttgtttattttaccaAAAGGCAATAAATAAACATTCTTTTAATCGACCGGATAATTTAATATTTCGACATCTCAATGTTTAATACAAAGTTAGAAGAAATTGAGTCCAGTTTAATCGGTAAgacttttaaatttgaatttaaatttagagctcaattcataataaaaaactaaactaaaattatttatctaataaaaatttctatttttatattctaaCATTAAACTTAATTGTTTATATccttgagttttttttaatatttttaattttataaataaaatttatgtgtcatttatatatttattttatttttaaatattaattaaatcatttatcaatttagttaaattattcAAACTCCACTTATTCACTTTgcaataattaaaaatttcataataatgtCGGTTTAGTATTGCATTTTAGAAgtatttttaagataaaaatattattaaataatatatttttaagttttttaaaaatatttttgagacaaaaaaaatacttcaaaaaatactattttaactaaaaacaaaaataataaattttaatttttactcaaaaacatttttttttaaaaacagccATAAAACACTTTTTGAAAAGCATCTTTAAAACtagtcttaatttagttaaaaaatagtTTATTAATAATCACGATTGAGTcctttctttaaaaagaaaaaagaaaggaagcCTTTTTAGGCCCAAATAAAATGAACCGTAAAATAACAGAATTCTATGCAAAAGCTTGAGAAGGGGAAATGGCGACGGACATTATTATCCAGACGGCAATTTTGTTATTAACAGTCGCTATTGTCTTCGCAGTTCAATACGTTCCCAAACAAACCTTAACCAAGCACCGAACCGACCATCGAACCACGACCCAAACCCAACGCCATCTCAGCCGAGCCACCCAATTGCTTCGTCGAGCCAAATCCAACCCTCAGAAAGACCAATCTCAAACCCTAGCTAAAACCGCCATAACCGAAATCGAAAAAGCCCTTTCTCTTTTCCCAAAAGACCCAACTCCTTACATTCTCAAATCCCTAGCTCTCGACTTATTGGGCCACAAGGGATCCGCTCTCAGATCGCTCGATTTGGCGTTGGCTTTCCCCCGCGTGAAGTCTCTGTCGGAGAAGGAACGTGTGGAGGCGCTGGTGAGGAGGGCAGAGTTGAAGTTGGCGGTTAATAAGAGAAGGCGAATTGACTCGGCCGTTACGGATTTGGAGGAGGCAGTTAAGGTGAGTGATAAAGAGGGTGAGATCAAAACGAAGGCGTTTTGTTTGTTGGGGGTTTGTTATCAGTTAAAAGGGATGAGGGAAGAATCTAGGAAGGCTTTCGTAGAGGCGCTTAAGCTGGAGCCTGCCTCTACCCTCGCTCGCCAGGGTTTGGAACGGGTGAGTTTGTCATGAGTCATTGACTCCACGACTCGTCATTCTTTTCgttcttctatttcttttaattattttcacctaaaatattgtaaaattattttgtgtTGTATATTTTTAACTTTGGCATAATGCTTTCATAATAGTTTGTTTAACTTTGCCGCTTCATCCAGGATGTCAGTATgtaattagtttttaaaatttaaaaatattaaaaagatatttttatattttatattaaattttaaaaataattttaaaattaattaaatgctgatCCCTGTGGCAATTCAGATGCTTtgacaaaaaaaacttaaatttaaaaattaaaaaaaatgaaaaaaataaatgtagagtcaaaataatatttttttaaaaaaattggagagCCTTTAAGTCTTGTTCAATtagtttttgtctttttatatattttgaactcTCAACAATATTTGTAACAATATTGTTTGTTTTTTTACCATcacaatattttcttaaaaagcAAAGTGCCGCACCAACAGATGACAATCAGCTACGGCATagtattaattgtataaaatgctTATGTTAATCGATATACTGATTTGAATAAACATAAATAAGTCTTTAATCAACAACTAGTGGGGTACATACTGATGTTGGGTTACAAGAGGCAACATGTTTTTCAATACATATAtgtgtttgtgtgtgtgtgtgtgtataagCATGCCTATTGCTGTGcttttcactttcactttcataATCATGGTTGCACTTGAAACCAAATTTGGCTAAGGCGCTGAGAGTTGTAGTCATTGACCGTAATCTCAGGAAGAGAGGAGCTAGTATCTTTCACATCCATCACCTGTTCATTCACCACATGCAGAACGGTGCCATCGCTTTGAAATTGCCATCGTTCCTCTACCCATCCTTCGCAAGTTCCTACGGTGACTGAGTACCCTCCTGGATATGCACACTTGAGACACGCGTTTCGGTTCTTTTTAGGCCTGATGGTCCCATCTGGATATATAGCCCAAAGTTGTTCATCATCGTTTTTCACGCACTTCTCTAACCACACTCGACTTCTACTTGCAAGCAAGCACAAACCATTGTAACCAACAATGGTGGTCACTGTTGGTTTCGTGTTATTGCTGACAAACCAAGCTTGTGTAGAACTATAAATATTGCGATCTACAACCAGATTAATCATGGTTGAGCTATATCTACTTGCCGTTAAAACTAGCCCCGATTTGGGATTTCTTATGTTTCCATCTCTCCGGATTTCCCATTTGGTAGCATCAGGGACAGCTGTCTCGcaatcatagatcatcacatagtCCTTTAGGCTGTATCCGTAAGTGGTTAGGCATTTTCCACCGGATCGAATTGTGTTATCATCTGTTTTCAGCGTCCACAATTGACCGGCCTGATTCTTCAAACATTCTGATAAAACTATTTTGTTTCCATTGTGGTAGCTTCCTTGGTATACATCAACACAAAAACCATCTAGACCAATAATATGCGAGGTTGGTGCTAGATCTTTTTCACAGGTGCGGTCATTGTCTTCCAGGTCAGTGGACCTCGTGCCCACAGGCAACAAAGGGGAAAACCCAGATGACGACGTTGATGTTGGCATGCGCAAAATCTGCAGAAGAGCCCCTGTGTTCCTTCTGCATCGTAACGGCATTATTGCAATGGTGAAAATCACTTGCCTCACGGTGCTCAAAACTAATTCTTGACCATCATATACCAAACGGACTGCTGTTCTGAAGATTCCATCTGTTGCAGATTGGATGGCGGTGGATATGTCTTCCCAGCTAGTTTCATACTCCATCACTAAACCATCTGGAAAAAACACATTGTAAGTTCCATCATGACGAGGCTCTGCAATTGTAAGCAGTTCCTGTTGGATGTTCCTCAATCTCACAGCTTCCGAGATCATCTGGATACAAACTATAAGGGCTCTTGCAATGGGGCGACGATAAGAACTAGGCTGCATATGATTCATGTTATCAACATGTTGGCGCAGCTCACCAATTCCCAAAGGGATTTCCCTTCTGTACGCTCCTGCAGCAGTTTCAAGTGCCCCATAGTTGCAAGTAAATGGAAGAGACAGGTTTTGAGTGTTTGGGAACAAAAAATTGCGTACGTTATTGGGAACGTTACTAAAGAAGTAGGAGTTTCCACTTCCACCTGGTTGATAACCCAAGATATACACGTCACTGACATCCAAGGCTAATGTGACGGTTTGGTATCCATTTGAGAGTTTGACCAGAAGATATTGTTGGGGATCAGAAGGTTCCGCAGATCGGGGAGGCAACACTGGTATGTCTCCACTTCGATCTGCACGGACTGTCAATGCATTTTGCAGATCTTTAATAAACATCTGATACGACGTCCTGTCAGCACCCTTAGTAGTGAATTTCACCGTGTAAATTTTGAGCTTCTGTTCATTTTCTTTGGCAGCGATGCAGCATCGTGGTTCCACCATGAATGCCAATACCGCCAACAGTAGGACAATCCACGCCTTCATTTTTCCTTGAAGAAAATTTTCTATAGGAAGTATATTGGGTGATAGTTTTTTGAACGTAGAGGGTTTTGCGATGCTTCTAACGGGAATAGGAGAGCACCTTTTATAACAATTTTGGTCGCCAATATTTCAAACTCCTCCACGACATACACGTGTCTAACGGTGAATGGATTGGTGGTGCCCCAAATCCAATACTTTCATCCACTAGCATGCACAATATTAATGTGTTTGTTGAGTATATTATATTGATACCCATCCTTTATGTTAGTTCTAAGTAACTCATATTCTATAGAATGGATCGCTTAATCCGATTTTACCTTCTCTATAGTATACGTAATTAGCATTTTGAAATCTCTAAGCTTTTATCACCTAGATGGTTGTTTAGTAAAGAGAGGAAGTATTGCAAACAAGTGAGTGAGATGTAATGAAAAATAATAGAGAGTAAGATTGGAGTAAATCCACTAATAATAAGCATAACGACAGGTGGTAGTTGTCAATTAGACTTAACAAAGAAGCAAGTTAAGAGAATTTCAGAGAAAATCTTTGGAGAGATCAAAATgtgaaaaatgtcaaaagtttcaTGAGTTCTTTCATCAATTGTGAAAGACTCGTATTTATTGTGTTTCATGAATAGGACTTACAAATATTGTAATTAATATGAATAATGTAATTAATTTTCAGTTATAAttgcattaaaaattaaaaagaaatagtGAAAGGTTTTGTAAGTAATGGTGAATAGTGAAGAAAAATTCCGAGGATAATTCTTAACTACTTCCATGTCTAATCTACCAAACTAAACTCTTCGGAATATCCCAAAAGTAAAGATAACCTAAGAATCCTGTCATATTCTGGGGTTTCTTCCATTTCTTCTATTTTGGCAAAGCAGTAACATATAAAACATCTTTTGCAGAACATCTTTTGAAATGCAAAACATGGTTGTTCTTAGATGAGAGTTGTTCCTAaataatgatttattttgatctattccaAAATGTGAGTTGCTTTTATGTAGTTATTCTCAGTGTAGAGGTTGCTTCGAATAAGAGGAGTTATGTGGTGATAATTTTTTGGGTAAAACTTATTCTAAATAATggctttttcaaaaaaaaaaacacatttgtTCTAAATACAAATTGTTTCAAACAATGGTTGTTCTAAATAAGAGTTGTTTCGAATTTTAACTGTTCTTAATAAGAGTTGTTCCCAAATAACAATGATACTGGATTACAGTTATTTTAACTAAAGTTCTATTCTGAATATAATTATTCTCGAACAACTATTTCAAATAAGAATTGTTGCTTCGAAAGAGATATacataattttgtgaaatataataatttttatatttaagaaaaaataaaaatgttaatagcGAAAAATGAATATCTACGTCATGTTATATGTAAAATGTGAATTATGTTAATTAATGGTTAAAACTATTATATGAATATTACGTTTATAAAACAATCAcgtagttaattttattttaagaaagtCAAGGGTACTTTCATCCTATCTTATTTGTTAGTGTTTGAGTTTATATATtgatagtaaataaaatataaatttacatacTAATAGTGAATTATAATGTATTCGAATATAGTTCATGAGTtaaacaaataagaaaaataaaagtgaaagtaaaagtaaaagtgaaagtaaaaagtaaaaagtaaaaagtaaaagtaaagtaaaagtaaaagaagaacaaacaaaattaaaaaaaaaaagatgcaaaaagtaaacgaaattttaattcaaatggtaagtttaatatttaaatataaagatatattaTGTTCAAGTTTCATTCAATATacgtgtttttttttaatttattttgggttttaaattattttttatagattttataagaaaaaagataaatttaagaCTAAATTAAGTATTTCAATAATGTATCAATGAGAATATCATTTTtgttataacatttatatatattgatatcaATAATATATGATACAAAACTTTGTATTAATGTGTATCGATAAAAATATCGTTCTTGAACTAACATGCATCAGCTataaaaaccttattttaaaagtGAAACTAAGAATGACTATAAAGAGATGAAGATTAGAGTGTTTATGTATTGTGTTgctatcaactttttttttttttaataatttcttacaTAAACATGATTTTGAATGCATTCTAGTTAACCTTGTAGCCCATtttactatttaataataaaatttaataatcaattattCAAGATTATGTCATCCAAATAAACAAACATCATGTTgcataattgtaaaataattcaataacaattaagGATTAATATTTGATGTACTCGTAATGGATAATTCTATAAAATATTAGTGAATCAAATGATGACACATAATCCAATTAACTCCATTTAAAATAATGTGTCATCATCTAATTTTGACAATGTATTAAATAATCCGTTATTagtatatcaaatattaatcattttGACCTTTTcgttttattgaaaatgaatggAAGCTAGAATCTCAagtaaagttgaaaattttgaaggtaGCTTGTGCGGAACTAAAGTGTAgaaaatgactgtgataaaaatgaaataaagataaaAGGGAGATGGGTAAAAACAAAgactaaaataaagaaataaaaatacaaggaaaagggtaaaaaataaagaaaaagaaaagcaaattaTATGAGGGAAAAACATCAGAGAAACCCTGCACCGATCCTAAAAATGTTTTAGAGAATGACTTGAGTAGTAAGAAACGAAGCTAGACTTGAATAAAATTCTAATTAAATTCTCCAAGGACGAATccttcataatttatattttaagatttaaaatttattctatatactttaattttgagatattaagttttttatatttttaaaaaaaaaaaattccaacttGATTATTACTCATTAAAAGTGCataaaaaccataaataaataaaaaagttaaaagattTTAACATTTGTTGTACTCATATTACGCTAGTTAAGATACTGTATGGACAAAATAACCAAGAGAATTTCTTAACCGTAGATAACCCTCCTCCAACCTAAACACTGTTAGACCACGCCCATAAACTTCATAATAAAAGGTCCCAAATAGCCCAATAAGACCTTCAATGGAACAACTGTTTAGGCTATTATGATAATAGACAAAGCTTTGACTGACCACGTCAATCCACTATGCAAAGTTGCCAAACAAGGTAGAAGGAAGCAGTCAATCCCAAGGTGCCTTGGACTCCAAGACCAAGAAATTTATCATGCGAAAGATAAGCCTAAAAAGAATTATGGAAATATCTTGCCCTATTCATGTTTAGATCGAACTTCAAACTTTAATACTTTTTTTAACTCACCCTTTTAATAGGAGTAAAATTAGGAGAATTGGTAGGCTTGACttttcttaaaatgaaaaaaaaattcatttaagttgtttaaaatttttaaaattttaaattaataaaaataaaattatatttgggtccccataaaaatataaaaatttaatttaatcttttaaaaattataaagatatagactattaaaataataaaattatatttttattatcgtaaaaattacaatttaattttaaccctcattaaaaaataaattttgatttcaccccTACCTTCTAAGTTTGTAAATCAAACCAAATCCTCGTtggttaaaaaaaaaactatcgtAAACAAACTAAGCTACTTGTATGAAATCACCCATATCTCATAATCCAACCAAATAGAAGACTATCACCTTCACCttcaccttttatttttttattttttttggtttaaataaaAAGAAGCCTTTATAAGACATCCAACTCCTTCATGCAAACCCCTACAAAGTTTGTCCAATGTATTATCCCGACAAATACATCAGAACATTTTGTGACAATAAAAATCCCTCGAATTTCCACAATAGTGGGCTAAACATGGCTACACCAACATCCACTTTGGAGCATTCAGATTAGCTCTAACCTTACTTAATAACAGTCTACCTTACCTTCTTTTCCAACTAAAACATGACACTCAAATacccaaaaatcattttttacaattatttCTAAAACAAATTCAAATGGGTTGtcattggaaaaattaattttcagtttatttatttttcaattatttatcaaGTAAAGTATGAAAATCTTAAATCATTATGTTATCCCATAAACGAGGAAACAAAAAAAGACTAACAACACTAGCTTTATGAAATTAGATAAGATGATTCTTAACATATTCATCATGTAAATGGTAAAAGCTTAACATACactataaatggtaagttttagtAACCATTTGGTTAAGATTAAAAGTTTAAACAACCACCAGAAAAGTCGACAGATGGCCGAAAGGACCAAAATAATAACGAAAGTTGGCTTTGGAGGTGCGGGGAATCGAACCCCGTGCC
It includes:
- the LOC107959588 gene encoding abrin-b-like gives rise to the protein MKAWIVLLLAVLAFMVEPRCCIAAKENEQKLKIYTVKFTTKGADRTSYQMFIKDLQNALTVRADRSGDIPVLPPRSAEPSDPQQYLLVKLSNGYQTVTLALDVSDVYILGYQPGGSGNSYFFSNVPNNVRNFLFPNTQNLSLPFTCNYGALETAAGAYRREIPLGIGELRQHVDNMNHMQPSSYRRPIARALIVCIQMISEAVRLRNIQQELLTIAEPRHDGTYNVFFPDGLVMEYETSWEDISTAIQSATDGIFRTAVRLVYDGQELVLSTVRQVIFTIAIMPLRCRRNTGALLQILRMPTSTSSSGFSPLLPVGTRSTDLEDNDRTCEKDLAPTSHIIGLDGFCVDVYQGSYHNGNKIVLSECLKNQAGQLWTLKTDDNTIRSGGKCLTTYGYSLKDYVMIYDCETAVPDATKWEIRRDGNIRNPKSGLVLTASRYSSTMINLVVDRNIYSSTQAWFVSNNTKPTVTTIVGYNGLCLLASRSRVWLEKCVKNDDEQLWAIYPDGTIRPKKNRNACLKCAYPGGYSVTVGTCEGWVEERWQFQSDGTVLHVVNEQVMDVKDTSSSLPEITVNDYNSQRLSQIWFQVQP
- the LOC107959598 gene encoding uncharacterized protein, whose protein sequence is MATDIIIQTAILLLTVAIVFAVQYVPKQTLTKHRTDHRTTTQTQRHLSRATQLLRRAKSNPQKDQSQTLAKTAITEIEKALSLFPKDPTPYILKSLALDLLGHKGSALRSLDLALAFPRVKSLSEKERVEALVRRAELKLAVNKRRRIDSAVTDLEEAVKVSDKEGEIKTKAFCLLGVCYQLKGMREESRKAFVEALKLEPASTLARQGLERVSLS
- the LOC107899940 gene encoding receptor-like cytosolic serine/threonine-protein kinase RBK1 isoform X2, whose protein sequence is MAMEVEETVKGTEEENPEIESNHQLPRDKGNETEEKSPEIESNQPPRGVLENPELGSDSANSVTPTRTTSKGGGPVLQKWADSFQWKSVIGSIKRKSARSISVIPLLTKLSKRYCSYGDEELDCMPLLKASWKNFSYLELANATDNFSPENLLGRGGHALVYKGHLSDGQIVAVKKMVSNGDDEDLAGNFLTELGIIAHINHPNAAHLIGFSVDCGLHLVLEFSPFGSLTSMLFYSKQCLDWKTRFKVAVGISEGLKYLHHDCHRRIIHRDITASNILLTEDYEAQISDFGLAKWLPDKWAHHIVHPIEGTFGYLAPEYFMHGIVDEKTDVFAFGVLLLEIVTGRRAVDKSKQSLAKPFLESNQVKELVDPRLKDDYNPSEVQRILITASMCLSHLPSNRPTMTKVVRMLKNEDGPIEFHQISCGRKAVIFDGHDLKDSSCKNYLYTMRPT
- the LOC107899940 gene encoding receptor-like cytosolic serine/threonine-protein kinase RBK1 isoform X1, which gives rise to MAMEVEETVKGTEEENPEIESNHQLPRDKGNETEEKSPEIESNQPPRGVLENPELGSDSANSVTPTRTTSKGGGPVLQKWADSFQWKSVIGSIKRKSARSISVIPLLTKLSKRYCSYGDEELDCMPLLKASWKNFSYLELANATDNFSPENLLGRGGHALVYKGHLSDGQIVAVKKMVSNGDDEDLAGNFLTELGIIAHINHPNAAHLIGFSVDCGLHLVLEFSPFGSLTSMLFYSKQCLDWKTRFKVAVGISEGLKYLHHDCHRRIIHRDITASNILLTEDYEAQISDFGLAKWLPDKWAHHIVHPIEGTFGYLAPEYFMHGIVDEKTDVFAFGVLLLEIVTGRRAVDKSKQSLVIWAKPFLESNQVKELVDPRLKDDYNPSEVQRILITASMCLSHLPSNRPTMTKVVRMLKNEDGPIEFHQISCGRKAVIFDGHDLKDSSCKNYLYTMRPT